In a genomic window of Streptomyces roseoviridis:
- a CDS encoding substrate-binding domain-containing protein, with product MAHRAMAAPAAGRELKFRALVAQLRRGMLDGTWPPGSKLPTERALAAETGVSVTTVRRAYEDLVALGLVERRQGAGTFAAPRTEDDRPDRRVVGVLVPDTAFYYPRVLHGIEQELTAAGARLVLACSRYDPAEEDAAVGRLLTAGVHGLLLVPTLHTATDPGRRAEELLALPVPAVLVERRLAAHGPGDPTEHVCTDHEGGAYDAVRHLRALGHRRLGLVVRSDAPTTAPLESGFARAVADLGLPAPHRQSDVMAEWNAERADQAVAALREAGVSAALCFGDREAALVLAAARRAGLRVPNDLALVSYDNEFADVAETPLTAVSPPKFQVGRLAAQILLRRLADGDASPLHQVQLRPRLVVRASCGAARRTGC from the coding sequence ATGGCACACCGCGCGATGGCCGCGCCCGCGGCCGGACGCGAGCTGAAGTTCCGCGCCCTGGTGGCCCAGTTGCGCCGGGGCATGCTCGACGGCACCTGGCCGCCGGGCAGCAAGCTCCCCACCGAACGCGCCCTGGCGGCCGAGACCGGCGTCTCGGTGACCACCGTCCGCCGTGCCTACGAGGACCTGGTCGCCCTCGGCCTGGTCGAACGCCGCCAGGGCGCCGGGACGTTCGCCGCCCCGCGCACCGAGGACGACCGCCCGGACCGCCGGGTGGTCGGCGTCCTCGTCCCCGACACCGCCTTCTACTACCCCCGCGTCCTCCACGGCATCGAGCAGGAGCTCACCGCGGCCGGCGCCCGGCTGGTCCTCGCCTGCTCCCGCTACGACCCCGCCGAGGAGGACGCCGCCGTCGGACGGCTGCTGACCGCCGGTGTCCACGGGCTGCTCCTCGTGCCCACCCTGCACACCGCCACCGATCCAGGGCGGCGGGCCGAGGAACTGCTCGCCCTGCCGGTGCCGGCCGTCCTCGTGGAGCGGCGGCTCGCCGCCCACGGGCCCGGTGACCCGACGGAGCACGTGTGCACCGACCACGAGGGCGGTGCCTATGACGCCGTACGCCATCTGCGGGCCCTCGGACACCGGCGGCTCGGCCTCGTCGTCCGCTCCGACGCCCCCACCACCGCGCCCCTCGAGTCCGGCTTCGCCCGCGCCGTCGCCGACCTCGGCCTGCCCGCGCCGCACCGGCAGAGCGACGTGATGGCCGAGTGGAACGCGGAGCGTGCCGACCAGGCCGTGGCCGCCCTGCGCGAGGCGGGGGTGAGCGCCGCGCTCTGCTTCGGCGACCGCGAGGCCGCGCTGGTGCTCGCCGCCGCCCGCCGGGCCGGACTGCGGGTCCCCAACGACCTCGCCCTGGTCAGCTACGACAACGAGTTCGCCGACGTGGCCGAGACCCCGCTGACGGCCGTGTCACCTCCCAAGTTCCAGGTCGGCAGGCTCGCCGCCCAGATCCTGCTGCGCCGGCTCGCCGACGGCGACGCCTCTCCGCTGCACCAGGTCCAGCTGCGGCCCCGGCTGGTCGTCCGCGCCTCCTGCGGGGCGGCCCGACGCACCGGCTGCTGA
- a CDS encoding alpha/beta fold hydrolase — MSRTGAVSLSTYRQPGLVLTDRRFTVPLDHDRPTGESIELYGREVVASDKADRTDLPWLLYLEGGPGFGARRFIGRQGWLGRAVAEFRVLLLDQRGTGNSTPANRQTLPLRGTPREQADYLARFRADSIVRDCELIRRQVTGGAPWTVLGQSFGGFCATHYLGAAPEGLATVLVTGGLPSLHATADEVYRAAYPRVRRKNEDHYARHPEDVERARRITAHLHEHRVTLPGGGPLTPEAFQSLGILLGGGTGTNQLHLLLEHAFVRTPAGPALSDAFLEAVQAQLSYAAHPLYAVLQEAIYAQGPSRGQGPTDWAAERVRAEFPEFDAAGALAGDGPVLFTGETIHPWHFTTDPALRPLRETAEHLAARTDWPPLYDPARLAANEVPVAAAVYHDDMYVDTAHSLETARAIRGLRTWVTDEFEHDGVRAGGPRVLDRLLALARGEL, encoded by the coding sequence GTGTCACGAACAGGAGCAGTCAGCCTGTCCACGTACCGTCAGCCGGGGCTCGTCCTCACGGACCGCCGGTTCACCGTCCCCCTCGACCACGACCGGCCCACGGGCGAGTCCATCGAGCTCTACGGACGCGAGGTCGTCGCGAGCGACAAGGCCGACCGGACCGACCTGCCCTGGCTGCTGTACCTGGAGGGCGGCCCCGGCTTCGGGGCCCGCCGCTTCATCGGCCGGCAGGGCTGGCTCGGCCGGGCGGTCGCGGAGTTCCGCGTCCTCCTCCTCGACCAGCGCGGCACCGGGAACTCCACGCCCGCCAACCGGCAGACCCTGCCGCTGCGCGGCACCCCGCGCGAGCAGGCCGACTACCTCGCCCGCTTCCGCGCCGACTCCATCGTCAGGGACTGCGAGCTGATCCGCCGGCAGGTCACCGGCGGCGCCCCCTGGACCGTCCTCGGCCAGAGCTTCGGCGGCTTCTGCGCCACCCACTACCTCGGCGCCGCACCGGAGGGCCTCGCCACCGTCCTCGTCACCGGCGGCCTGCCCTCCCTGCACGCCACCGCCGACGAGGTCTACCGGGCCGCCTACCCCCGCGTCCGGCGCAAGAACGAGGACCACTACGCCCGCCACCCCGAGGACGTCGAGCGCGCCCGCCGCATCACCGCCCACCTCCACGAGCACCGCGTCACCTTGCCCGGCGGCGGACCGCTCACCCCGGAGGCGTTCCAGTCCCTCGGCATCCTCCTCGGCGGCGGCACCGGCACCAACCAGCTGCACCTGCTCCTGGAGCACGCCTTCGTCCGCACCCCGGCCGGCCCCGCCCTCTCCGACGCCTTCCTCGAAGCCGTCCAGGCACAGCTCTCCTACGCCGCACACCCGCTCTACGCGGTGCTCCAGGAGGCCATCTACGCCCAGGGCCCCAGCCGCGGCCAGGGCCCGACCGACTGGGCCGCCGAACGGGTCCGCGCCGAGTTCCCCGAGTTCGACGCGGCCGGGGCGCTCGCCGGCGACGGGCCCGTCCTCTTCACCGGCGAGACGATCCACCCCTGGCACTTCACCACCGACCCGGCACTGCGCCCGCTGCGCGAGACCGCCGAACACCTCGCGGCGCGCACCGACTGGCCGCCGCTCTACGACCCCGCCCGCCTGGCCGCCAACGAGGTGCCGGTCGCCGCCGCCGTGTACCACGACGACATGTACGTCGACACCGCCCACTCCCTGGAGACCGCGCGGGCGATCCGCGGGCTGCGCACCTGGGTCACCGACGAGTTCGAGCACGACGGCGTACGGGCCGGCGGGCCGCGCGTCCTCGACCGGCTCCTCGCCCTGGCCCGCGGCGAGCTGTGA
- a CDS encoding cellulase family glycosylhydrolase gives MTSARSVHISGGLGAALAALLLGLTPPSTAAAAPAAAPAPTAASAAVHEAESATVSQGVVESNHTGFTGGGFVNYHNTTGGYVEWKVDAAAAGNGTLTLRYANGSTANRPMDITVNGTLVADERAFAPTGAWTGWSTTSLTAALRAGTNTVRATATTAAGGPNVDHLAVDTTTPPPVTGTPAAVNGQLTVCGTKLCNRHGRPVQLRGMSSHGTQWYAQCLTNGSLDALAKDWNADVLRVSTYVQEGGYETDPRKYTELASALIDQATARGMYVIVDWHMLDPGDPYANLARAKTFFTEIAQRHGTKTNLLYEIANEPSGVAWSRIRGYAEELIPVIRAKDPEAPVLVGTRAWSSFGVSEGGSEAEVVADPVKAANIMYTFHFYAYSHRDEYLNTLSRAADRLPVFVTEFGTQNYAGEGSNDFTMSQRYLDLMAAKKISWVNWNYSDDSRSGAVFKAGTCANNGPWTGTSSLKPAGVWIRDRIRTADDFPTS, from the coding sequence ATGACTTCGGCACGATCGGTTCACATATCCGGCGGCCTCGGCGCCGCCCTCGCCGCCCTCCTGCTCGGCCTCACCCCGCCCTCCACCGCCGCGGCGGCCCCCGCCGCCGCCCCCGCCCCCACTGCCGCCTCCGCCGCCGTCCACGAGGCCGAGAGCGCCACCGTCTCGCAGGGCGTCGTCGAGTCCAACCACACCGGGTTCACCGGCGGCGGCTTCGTCAACTACCACAACACCACCGGCGGTTACGTCGAGTGGAAGGTCGACGCGGCCGCCGCCGGAAACGGCACGCTCACCCTGCGGTACGCCAACGGCAGCACCGCGAACCGGCCCATGGACATCACCGTCAACGGCACGCTCGTCGCCGACGAGCGCGCCTTCGCGCCCACCGGCGCCTGGACCGGCTGGTCCACCACCAGCCTCACCGCCGCCCTGAGGGCCGGCACCAACACCGTCCGTGCCACCGCCACCACCGCCGCCGGCGGCCCCAACGTCGACCACCTCGCCGTCGACACCACCACCCCGCCGCCCGTCACCGGCACCCCCGCGGCCGTCAACGGACAGCTCACGGTCTGCGGCACCAAGCTCTGCAACCGCCACGGCCGGCCGGTCCAGCTGCGCGGCATGTCCAGCCACGGCACCCAGTGGTACGCGCAGTGCCTCACCAACGGCTCCCTCGACGCCCTCGCCAAGGACTGGAATGCCGACGTGCTGCGCGTCTCCACCTACGTCCAGGAGGGCGGCTACGAGACCGACCCGCGCAAGTACACCGAACTCGCCTCCGCCCTCATCGACCAGGCCACCGCGCGCGGCATGTACGTGATCGTCGACTGGCACATGCTCGACCCGGGCGACCCGTACGCCAACCTCGCCCGCGCCAAGACCTTCTTCACCGAGATCGCCCAGCGCCACGGCACCAAGACCAACCTGCTGTACGAGATCGCCAACGAGCCCAGCGGTGTCGCCTGGTCCCGGATCCGGGGCTACGCCGAGGAGCTGATCCCGGTCATCCGCGCCAAGGACCCCGAGGCGCCCGTCCTGGTCGGCACCCGCGCCTGGTCCTCGTTCGGCGTCTCCGAGGGAGGCAGCGAGGCCGAGGTCGTCGCGGACCCGGTGAAGGCCGCCAACATCATGTACACCTTCCACTTCTACGCGTACTCCCACCGGGACGAGTACCTGAACACCCTGTCCCGCGCGGCCGACCGGCTGCCCGTCTTCGTCACCGAGTTCGGCACCCAGAACTACGCGGGGGAGGGGAGCAACGACTTCACCATGAGCCAGCGCTACCTCGACCTCATGGCCGCCAAGAAGATCAGCTGGGTCAACTGGAACTACTCCGACGACAGCCGCAGCGGCGCCGTCTTCAAGGCCGGCACCTGCGCGAACAACGGGCCGTGGACCGGGACCTCCTCGCTCAAGCCCGCCGGGGTGTGGATCCGCGACCGGATCAGGACGGCGGACGACTTCCCCACCTCCTGA
- a CDS encoding VOC family protein, protein MLGSTPAYSSFSVDDFDAARTFYGDTLGLQVAEEGTGDMRMLFLTLAGGAKVLVYPKGDQHAPATFTVLNFQVDDIDTAVAALKAKGVDFQRYPGFDADDQGIVRPTENEGPTGIAWFTDPARNVLAVLQE, encoded by the coding sequence TTGCTCGGCAGCACCCCGGCCTACAGCAGCTTCTCGGTCGACGACTTCGACGCCGCCCGCACCTTCTACGGCGACACCCTCGGCCTCCAGGTCGCCGAGGAGGGCACGGGGGACATGCGCATGCTGTTCCTCACGCTCGCCGGCGGGGCGAAGGTCCTCGTCTACCCGAAGGGCGACCAGCACGCACCGGCGACCTTCACCGTCCTGAACTTCCAGGTCGACGACATCGACACTGCCGTCGCCGCCCTCAAGGCCAAGGGCGTCGACTTCCAGCGGTATCCCGGCTTCGACGCCGACGACCAGGGCATCGTCCGCCCCACGGAGAACGAAGGCCCCACCGGCATCGCCTGGTTCACCGATCCGGCGAGGAACGTCCTCGCCGTCCTCCAGGAATAG
- the nadE gene encoding ammonia-dependent NAD(+) synthetase, whose translation MTDPETTALQQQIARELEVSETFDPREEIERRVAFLAERLTSTGLRCLVLGISGGVDSTTAGRLCQLAVERVRAAGHDATFYAMRLPYGVQADEHDAQVALGFIQADEVLTVDVKPAGDAALDAVRAAGVAFRDDHHQDFVHGNIKARQRMIAQYAVAGAHNGLVVGTDHAAEAVSGFFTKYGDGAADVVPLTGLTKRRVRAVAAELGAPAELVWKTPTADLETLDPGKPDEDALGVTYDEIDDFLEGKPVDEAAFAAIVRRYELTEHKRRLPIAP comes from the coding sequence GTGACCGACCCGGAGACCACCGCCCTGCAGCAGCAGATCGCCCGGGAGCTGGAGGTCTCCGAGACCTTCGACCCGCGCGAGGAGATCGAGCGCCGGGTGGCCTTCCTCGCCGAGCGCCTCACCTCCACCGGCCTGCGCTGCCTCGTCCTCGGCATCAGCGGCGGCGTCGACTCCACCACCGCCGGACGGCTCTGCCAGCTCGCCGTGGAGCGGGTCCGCGCCGCGGGTCACGACGCCACCTTCTACGCCATGCGGCTGCCCTACGGCGTCCAGGCCGACGAACACGACGCCCAGGTCGCGCTCGGCTTCATCCAGGCCGACGAGGTGCTCACCGTGGACGTCAAGCCGGCCGGCGACGCCGCCCTCGACGCCGTCCGCGCCGCCGGTGTCGCCTTCCGCGACGACCACCACCAGGACTTCGTGCACGGCAACATCAAGGCCCGCCAGCGGATGATCGCCCAGTACGCGGTGGCCGGCGCCCACAACGGCCTGGTCGTCGGCACCGACCACGCCGCCGAGGCCGTCTCCGGCTTCTTCACCAAGTACGGTGACGGCGCCGCCGACGTCGTCCCGCTCACCGGCCTCACCAAGCGCCGCGTCCGCGCCGTCGCGGCCGAGCTCGGCGCCCCCGCCGAGCTGGTCTGGAAGACGCCGACGGCCGACCTGGAGACCCTGGACCCGGGCAAGCCCGACGAGGACGCGCTCGGGGTCACGTACGACGAGATCGACGACTTCCTGGAGGGCAAGCCGGTCGACGAGGCCGCCTTCGCCGCGATCGTGCGCCGCTACGAGCTGACCGAGCACAAGCGCCGCCTCCCGATCGCCCCCTGA
- a CDS encoding sulfite oxidase has translation MNDSPAPGPGAEGAPVGGGAAKGAPGLRDVSAPGRLAGPGEGVGAAELGLAARNHGLPLEALRYDVTPPGLHYVLVHYDIPAAGADDWRLTVGGRVGRPLSLDPAALRARPAVTRRVTLECAGNGRARLVPRPVSQPWLVEAVGTADWTGVPLAALLAEAGVGEGAAEVVFTGADHGVERGVEQDYQRALPLSLAADPARDVLVAYAMNGAPLPPQHGFPLRLVVPGWYGMASVKWLRDITVTDTPFTGFQQTAAYRYRQDPDEPGTPVDVIKPRALMIPPGFPDFMSRARVVRPGPVPLAGRAWSGHGPVVRVELSTDGEETWTDTEVSPDPAGPWAWAAWHTTWTAAPGRYRLSVRATDAAGHTQPLTAPWNRGGFGNNLVHRVEVVCLTERLGGPGPAEGARARDRVVPGRPPHTTAPPRSIP, from the coding sequence ATGAACGACTCCCCGGCTCCCGGCCCCGGGGCGGAAGGCGCCCCGGTGGGCGGCGGAGCGGCGAAGGGCGCCCCCGGCCTCCGTGACGTCAGCGCGCCGGGCCGGCTCGCCGGGCCGGGCGAAGGGGTCGGCGCGGCGGAGCTGGGGCTCGCCGCGCGGAACCACGGGCTGCCGCTCGAAGCGCTGCGGTACGACGTGACGCCGCCCGGGCTGCACTACGTCCTGGTGCACTACGACATCCCCGCCGCCGGCGCCGACGACTGGCGGCTCACCGTCGGCGGCCGGGTCGGCCGCCCCCTGTCCCTGGACCCCGCCGCCCTGCGCGCACGGCCCGCGGTCACCCGCCGGGTCACGCTGGAGTGCGCGGGCAACGGGCGGGCCCGGCTCGTGCCGCGGCCCGTCAGCCAGCCCTGGCTGGTGGAGGCCGTCGGCACCGCCGACTGGACCGGGGTCCCGCTGGCCGCCCTGCTGGCCGAAGCCGGGGTCGGCGAGGGCGCCGCCGAGGTCGTGTTCACCGGCGCCGACCACGGCGTCGAGCGCGGCGTCGAACAGGACTACCAGCGCGCCCTGCCGCTGTCTCTCGCCGCCGACCCGGCCCGCGACGTGCTCGTGGCCTACGCGATGAACGGCGCCCCGCTGCCGCCCCAGCACGGCTTTCCGCTGCGCCTGGTGGTGCCCGGCTGGTACGGGATGGCGTCCGTGAAGTGGCTGCGCGACATCACCGTCACCGACACCCCGTTCACCGGCTTCCAGCAGACCGCCGCCTACCGCTACCGCCAGGACCCCGACGAGCCCGGCACACCGGTGGACGTCATCAAGCCGCGGGCCCTGATGATCCCGCCCGGCTTCCCCGACTTCATGTCCCGCGCCCGCGTCGTCCGCCCCGGCCCCGTCCCGCTCGCCGGCCGGGCCTGGTCCGGCCACGGCCCGGTCGTGCGCGTGGAGCTCAGCACCGACGGCGAGGAGACCTGGACCGACACCGAGGTCTCGCCGGACCCGGCCGGACCCTGGGCCTGGGCCGCGTGGCACACGACCTGGACGGCGGCCCCCGGCCGGTACCGGCTCAGCGTCCGCGCCACCGACGCCGCCGGGCACACCCAGCCCCTCACCGCCCCCTGGAACCGGGGCGGCTTCGGGAACAACCTGGTCCACCGGGTCGAGGTGGTCTGCCTCACGGAGCGCCTCGGCGGCCCCGGGCCCGCGGAAGGCGCCCGGGCCCGGGATAGAGTCGTTCCGGGACGTCCACCGCACACCACCGCACCACCGAGGAGCATTCCGTGA
- a CDS encoding amino acid ABC transporter permease has product MKTRPAVLYDVPGPKARRRNLLYTVVFLVALGFAVWWIAASLADKNQLDWDKWAPFFTDSRVWTTYVLPALRNTVVAAALAMVIALPLGALFGIGRLSDHRWVRAGAGTVVEFFRAIPVLILMLFANAAYSEFTNISPETRPLYAVVTGLVLYNGSVLAEVVRAGILALPAGQTDAAKAIGMRKGQTMTYVLLPQSVTAMLPALVSQLVVIVKDTALGGAMLGFSELLASVRPMSANYGANTIASFTVVAVVFVALNFLLTSFAAWLEARLRRARKSTGAVVGADAVEELATPGEHAPPRGGGGGVT; this is encoded by the coding sequence GTGAAGACCAGACCCGCCGTCCTCTACGACGTCCCCGGCCCCAAGGCCCGCCGCCGCAACCTCCTCTACACCGTCGTCTTCCTCGTCGCCCTCGGCTTCGCCGTCTGGTGGATCGCGGCGAGCCTCGCCGACAAGAACCAGCTCGACTGGGACAAGTGGGCCCCCTTCTTCACCGACTCCCGGGTGTGGACCACCTACGTCCTGCCGGCCCTGAGGAACACCGTCGTCGCCGCGGCCCTCGCCATGGTCATCGCCCTGCCGCTCGGCGCGCTCTTCGGCATCGGCCGGCTCTCCGACCACCGCTGGGTCAGGGCGGGCGCCGGCACCGTCGTGGAGTTCTTCCGCGCCATCCCGGTGCTCATCCTGATGCTGTTCGCCAACGCCGCGTACTCCGAGTTCACGAACATCAGCCCCGAGACGCGCCCGCTGTACGCGGTCGTCACCGGCCTCGTGCTCTACAACGGGTCCGTCCTCGCCGAGGTGGTCCGCGCGGGCATCCTCGCCCTCCCGGCCGGCCAGACGGACGCGGCGAAGGCGATCGGCATGCGCAAGGGGCAGACCATGACCTACGTGTTGCTGCCCCAGTCCGTCACCGCCATGCTGCCGGCGCTCGTCAGCCAGCTCGTCGTCATCGTCAAGGACACGGCCCTGGGCGGCGCGATGCTCGGTTTCTCCGAACTCCTCGCCTCCGTCCGTCCGATGAGCGCCAACTACGGCGCCAACACCATCGCCAGCTTCACCGTGGTCGCCGTCGTCTTCGTCGCCCTCAACTTCCTGCTGACCTCCTTCGCCGCCTGGCTGGAGGCCCGGCTGCGCCGCGCCAGGAAGTCCACGGGCGCCGTGGTCGGCGCCGACGCGGTGGAGGAACTGGCGACCCCCGGGGAGCACGCGCCGCCACGAGGCGGCGGCGGGGGCGTCACGTAG
- a CDS encoding amino acid ABC transporter permease: MFDFLEGYDLLGAFWTTVRLTVYSAVGSLLWGTLLAAMRVSPVPLMRGFGTVYVNIVRNIPLTVIIVFTSLGLFQTLGVDLGARDFGVINFRLAVLGLIAYTAAFVCEALRSGINTVPLGQVEAARAIGLNFTQTLRLVVLPQAFRSVVGPLANVLIALTKNTTVAAAIGVAEAALLMREMIENEAQLILISVIFAVGFLCLTLPTGLILGRVAKKVAVKR; the protein is encoded by the coding sequence GTGTTCGACTTCCTCGAAGGCTACGACCTGCTGGGAGCGTTCTGGACGACGGTCCGGCTGACCGTCTACTCCGCGGTGGGCTCCCTGCTCTGGGGGACGCTGCTGGCCGCCATGCGGGTCAGCCCCGTCCCCCTCATGAGGGGCTTCGGCACCGTCTACGTCAACATCGTCCGCAACATCCCCCTCACCGTCATCATCGTCTTCACCTCCCTCGGTCTCTTCCAGACCCTCGGCGTGGACCTGGGCGCCCGGGACTTCGGCGTCATCAACTTCCGCCTCGCGGTCCTCGGACTCATCGCCTACACGGCGGCCTTCGTCTGCGAGGCCCTGCGCTCCGGCATCAACACCGTCCCGCTCGGCCAGGTCGAGGCCGCCCGCGCCATCGGGCTGAACTTCACACAGACCCTGCGGCTCGTCGTGCTGCCGCAGGCCTTCCGGTCCGTCGTCGGCCCGCTCGCCAACGTCCTGATCGCCCTCACCAAGAACACCACCGTCGCCGCCGCCATCGGCGTCGCCGAAGCGGCCCTGCTGATGCGGGAGATGATCGAGAACGAGGCCCAGCTCATCCTCATCTCGGTGATCTTCGCCGTCGGCTTCCTCTGCCTCACCCTGCCCACTGGGCTGATCCTCGGCCGCGTCGCCAAGAAGGTGGCGGTGAAACGGTGA